A window of Citrus sinensis cultivar Valencia sweet orange chromosome 7, DVS_A1.0, whole genome shotgun sequence contains these coding sequences:
- the LOC107176412 gene encoding uncharacterized protein LOC107176412, which yields MADDRSTKKAKFRAQSDVGNTSERLSFRDQLMKSQKDTEEELFGSDEDLDLNPEDVFFMNIESMPSITFSPKVHEQLIKPWQNIVVVKLLGRRIGYRALCNRLESLWNLTPGFNIIDLENDFYLVRFKNAGDADYALTSGPWTIMGHYLTVQPWLPHFDSSKGEIDKVVAWIRLPESAQRGKFAPIAVEIDLKSPLISQFHLDGKVQRVEYENLPVICFHCGKYGHYKDSCSDKENNGPTEDEVNIPGNPEEQ from the exons atGGCTGATGATCGCTCCACCAAGAAGGCAAAATTTAGGGCTCAAAGTGATGTTGGTAATACTTCTGAGCGCCTCTCCTTTCGAGATCAATTGATGAAGTCACAAAAGGACACAGAGGAAGAGTTGTTTGGCAGCGACGaagatttagatttaaatcCGGAGGATGtgttttttatgaatattgaATCTATGCCATCTATAACTTTTTCACCGAAAGTTCATGAGCAGTTGATCAAGCCTTGGCAGAATATAGTTGTGGTGAAATTGTTGGGGCGCCGCATAGGATATAGGGCTTTGTGTAACAGATTGGAATCGCTGTGGAATTTGACGCCGGGATTTAACATCATTGAtctagaaaatgatttttatttggtcCGATTCAAGAATGCAGGAGATGCGGATTATGCTTTAACCTCTGGACCTTGGACTATTATGGGACATTATCTGACTGTGCAACCATGGTTACCCCACTTTGATAGTTCTAAGGGGGAGATAGATAAAGTGGTGGCCTGGATTCGTCTCCCGG AATCTGCACAGAGGGGTAAATTCGCTCCAATTGCAGTGGAAATAGACCTTAAGAGCCCTCTAATTTCACAGTTTCATCTGGATGGTAAAGTCCAGAGAGTTGAATATGAGAATCTTCCGGTTATTTGTTTTCACTGTGGGAAGTACGGACATTATAAGGACAGCTGTTCAGATAAGGAGAATAATGGTCCGACTGAGGATGAAGTGAATATCCCAGGTAATCCAGAGGAGCAGTAG